The genomic stretch GAATAAACAAAAATAGTATCAACAAGCAACTAAACCTGGCAATGATTTTTGGTATTGTTTATTTCTTAACTGTTTTCTTTGAAATAGGAGTTGATATAATAAGTTTAGAAAAAGACAGTGCATTTTTTAAAATGATATACATTATTATAAAAAGTGTTGCTATTATTTCTATGTTTTTATTTTACCGAGGATTTGTGATTACTGGAGTTCTGTTTCGTAATTATTTATTACAAATAAGCGGATTTTTAATTATTGTTTTTACGTTCTTTTTCTCTTTATTAGATATTACATCCTTATACATATGGCAAGACTTTATAGGTGTTTTTGGTATTGCACAATTACTAAGTTATGGTGTTTTAAGCATTCTTTTTGGTATTGCAATTAAAAGATTAATCAATTTTGGAGATTTATCTAAATGGACAGGAATCTTAGAAATAATTACAGGTGTTTGTTTGCTACTAATTATTTTAGCGCCGATTGCAATTTTTACTCAACTTACTGTAGAAATTTTCGAAATAATTTTACTTTACAGAATTTTAATCAATAATAAAACGGAATAGTTACTCGTGATGATAAGGCTCGTTCTTTAGAATTGTAAAACCTCTATAAATTTGTTCAACAATAAAAAGACGAATCATTTGATGAGAAAAAGTCATTTTAGATAAAGAAATTTTGCCTGTTGCCTTTTTATAAACAGCATCAGAAAAACCATAAGGACCACCAATTACCAATACCAACTGTTTTAAACCAGCATTCATTTTTTTCTGTAAATACTTAGAAAATTCAATAGAAGTATAATGTTTTCCTTTATCATCTAGCAATACCAATTGATCGGTATTTTGAAGTTTAGATAAAATTAATTCTCCTTCTTTTTCTTTTTGCTGTATTTCGCTTAAATT from Polaribacter marinaquae encodes the following:
- a CDS encoding helix-turn-helix transcriptional regulator; this translates as MEQPALGKKILELRKQKGFTQEELVEQCNINVRTIQRIEAGDVSPRSYTIKAILEVLGFDYETVFKEPYQVGNFDGVLRINKNSINKQLNLAMIFGIVYFLTVFFEIGVDIISLEKDSAFFKMIYIIIKSVAIISMFLFYRGFVITGVLFRNYLLQISGFLIIVFTFFFSLLDITSLYIWQDFIGVFGIAQLLSYGVLSILFGIAIKRLINFGDLSKWTGILEIITGVCLLLIILAPIAIFTQLTVEIFEIILLYRILINNKTE
- the rlmH gene encoding 23S rRNA (pseudouridine(1915)-N(3))-methyltransferase RlmH is translated as MKIKLLAIGKTDNKNLLLLINEYENRLKHYVKFQLEIIPDIKNVKNLSEIQQKEKEGELILSKLQNTDQLVLLDDKGKHYTSIEFSKYLQKKMNAGLKQLVLVIGGPYGFSDAVYKKATGKISLSKMTFSHQMIRLFIVEQIYRGFTILKNEPYHHE